In one window of Chelmon rostratus isolate fCheRos1 chromosome 19, fCheRos1.pri, whole genome shotgun sequence DNA:
- the LOC121622897 gene encoding endophilin-B2-like isoform X1, protein MDFNVKKLACDAGVFFTRAVQFTEEKLGQAEKTELDPHLENLITRADGTRNWTEKILRQTEVLLQPNPIDHTGARIEEFIYDKLDKKLPSKVTNAELLGQYMLEAANEFGPETPYGSTLITVGEYQKRLGGAEREFLHTSAATFLTPLRNFLEGDWRTIAKEKRLLENRRLDLDICKARLKKAKQAEAKAAAAPDFQETRPRNYVLSASASALLSEEVDKAELELRVAQTEFDRQAEVTRLLLEGISSTHLNHLRCLHDFAEAQATYYAQCHHYVQDLQRELNRCANAVAPTVPSAAVCPNPVSSAFLSGPSSPGATVTAQTQPPVTGTRKAKVLYDYDAHDASELSLLADELITVHTVPGMDPDWLIGARGNEKGKVPVTYLELLS, encoded by the exons ATGGATTTCAACGTCAAAAAGCTGGCCTGCGATGCAGGGGTCTTCTTCACCCGGGCGGTGCAG TTCACAGAGGAGAAGCTGGGCCAGGCTGAAAAGACAGAGCTGGATCCTCACTTAGAGAACCTGATCACTCGCGCTGATGGCACCAGGAACTGGACCGAAAAGATCTTAAGACAAACAGAGGTGCTTCTGCAGCCCAACCCGa TTGACCACACTG GTGCTCGAATAGAGGAGTTCATCTACGACAAGCTGGATAAGAAGCTTCCCTCCAAGGTGACCAACGCAGAGCTGCTGGGCCAGTACATGCTGGAAGCTGCCAATGAATTTGGTCCAGAGACACCATACG GCAGTACCCTGATCACAGTGGGAGAATACCAGAAGAGACTGGGAGGAGCTGAGCGCGAGTTCCTCCATACATCAGCCGCCACTTTCCTCACTCCTCTACGCAACTTCTTGGAAGGAGACTGGAGGACTATAGCA AAAGAGAAGCGACTGCTGGAGAATCGACGGCTGGATCTTGACATCTGCAAAGCGCGGCTGAAAAAAGCCAAGCAGGCCGAAGCCAAAGCAGCG GCTGCACCTGATTTTCAGGAGACGAGGCCTCGAAATTATGTTCTTTCTGCCAGTGCATCAGCG CTGCTGAGTGAAGAAGTGGACAAA GCAGAGCTCGAGCTTCGTGTTGCTCAGACAGAGTTCGACCGACAAGCTGAGGTcaccaggctgctgctggagggcatcagcagcacacat CTCAACCACCTACGTTGTCTGCATGATTTTGCAGAGGCCCAGGCCACTTACTACGCTCAGTGTCATCACTACGTGCAGGACCTTCAGAGGGAGCTCAACAG ATGTGCTAATGCCGTCGCCCCCACCgtcccctctgctgctgtttgcccCAACCCTGTCTCCTCCGCTTTCCTGTCTGGACCTTCATCTCCCGGGGCCACAGTCACAGCCCAGACACAGCCCCCTGTCACAGGTACCAGGAAGGCCAAGGTCCTGTATGACTATGATGCCCATGATGCCAGTGAACTTTCCCTGCTGGCTGATGAG CTCATCACTGTACACACCGTACCAGGAATGGACCCTGATTGGTTGATCGGAGCGCGGGGGAACGAAAAGGGCAAAGTCCCTGTGACCTACCTCGAACTGCTGAGCTAA
- the LOC121622897 gene encoding endophilin-B2-like isoform X3 — translation MDFNVKKLACDAGVFFTRAVQFTEEKLGQAEKTELDPHLENLITRADGTRNWTEKILRQTEVLLQPNPIDHTGARIEEFIYDKLDKKLPSKVTNAELLGQYMLEAANEFGPETPYGSTLITVGEYQKRLGGAEREFLHTSAATFLTPLRNFLEGDWRTIAKEKRLLENRRLDLDICKARLKKAKQAEAKAALLSEEVDKAELELRVAQTEFDRQAEVTRLLLEGISSTHLNHLRCLHDFAEAQATYYAQCHHYVQDLQRELNRCANAVAPTVPSAAVCPNPVSSAFLSGPSSPGATVTAQTQPPVTGTRKAKVLYDYDAHDASELSLLADELITVHTVPGMDPDWLIGARGNEKGKVPVTYLELLS, via the exons ATGGATTTCAACGTCAAAAAGCTGGCCTGCGATGCAGGGGTCTTCTTCACCCGGGCGGTGCAG TTCACAGAGGAGAAGCTGGGCCAGGCTGAAAAGACAGAGCTGGATCCTCACTTAGAGAACCTGATCACTCGCGCTGATGGCACCAGGAACTGGACCGAAAAGATCTTAAGACAAACAGAGGTGCTTCTGCAGCCCAACCCGa TTGACCACACTG GTGCTCGAATAGAGGAGTTCATCTACGACAAGCTGGATAAGAAGCTTCCCTCCAAGGTGACCAACGCAGAGCTGCTGGGCCAGTACATGCTGGAAGCTGCCAATGAATTTGGTCCAGAGACACCATACG GCAGTACCCTGATCACAGTGGGAGAATACCAGAAGAGACTGGGAGGAGCTGAGCGCGAGTTCCTCCATACATCAGCCGCCACTTTCCTCACTCCTCTACGCAACTTCTTGGAAGGAGACTGGAGGACTATAGCA AAAGAGAAGCGACTGCTGGAGAATCGACGGCTGGATCTTGACATCTGCAAAGCGCGGCTGAAAAAAGCCAAGCAGGCCGAAGCCAAAGCAGCG CTGCTGAGTGAAGAAGTGGACAAA GCAGAGCTCGAGCTTCGTGTTGCTCAGACAGAGTTCGACCGACAAGCTGAGGTcaccaggctgctgctggagggcatcagcagcacacat CTCAACCACCTACGTTGTCTGCATGATTTTGCAGAGGCCCAGGCCACTTACTACGCTCAGTGTCATCACTACGTGCAGGACCTTCAGAGGGAGCTCAACAG ATGTGCTAATGCCGTCGCCCCCACCgtcccctctgctgctgtttgcccCAACCCTGTCTCCTCCGCTTTCCTGTCTGGACCTTCATCTCCCGGGGCCACAGTCACAGCCCAGACACAGCCCCCTGTCACAGGTACCAGGAAGGCCAAGGTCCTGTATGACTATGATGCCCATGATGCCAGTGAACTTTCCCTGCTGGCTGATGAG CTCATCACTGTACACACCGTACCAGGAATGGACCCTGATTGGTTGATCGGAGCGCGGGGGAACGAAAAGGGCAAAGTCCCTGTGACCTACCTCGAACTGCTGAGCTAA
- the LOC121622897 gene encoding endophilin-B2-like isoform X2, giving the protein MDFNVKKLACDAGVFFTRAVQFTEEKLGQAEKTELDPHLENLITRADGTRNWTEKILRQTEVLLQPNPSARIEEFIYDKLDKKLPSKVTNAELLGQYMLEAANEFGPETPYGSTLITVGEYQKRLGGAEREFLHTSAATFLTPLRNFLEGDWRTIAKEKRLLENRRLDLDICKARLKKAKQAEAKAAAAPDFQETRPRNYVLSASASALLSEEVDKAELELRVAQTEFDRQAEVTRLLLEGISSTHLNHLRCLHDFAEAQATYYAQCHHYVQDLQRELNRCANAVAPTVPSAAVCPNPVSSAFLSGPSSPGATVTAQTQPPVTGTRKAKVLYDYDAHDASELSLLADELITVHTVPGMDPDWLIGARGNEKGKVPVTYLELLS; this is encoded by the exons ATGGATTTCAACGTCAAAAAGCTGGCCTGCGATGCAGGGGTCTTCTTCACCCGGGCGGTGCAG TTCACAGAGGAGAAGCTGGGCCAGGCTGAAAAGACAGAGCTGGATCCTCACTTAGAGAACCTGATCACTCGCGCTGATGGCACCAGGAACTGGACCGAAAAGATCTTAAGACAAACAGAGGTGCTTCTGCAGCCCAACCCGa GTGCTCGAATAGAGGAGTTCATCTACGACAAGCTGGATAAGAAGCTTCCCTCCAAGGTGACCAACGCAGAGCTGCTGGGCCAGTACATGCTGGAAGCTGCCAATGAATTTGGTCCAGAGACACCATACG GCAGTACCCTGATCACAGTGGGAGAATACCAGAAGAGACTGGGAGGAGCTGAGCGCGAGTTCCTCCATACATCAGCCGCCACTTTCCTCACTCCTCTACGCAACTTCTTGGAAGGAGACTGGAGGACTATAGCA AAAGAGAAGCGACTGCTGGAGAATCGACGGCTGGATCTTGACATCTGCAAAGCGCGGCTGAAAAAAGCCAAGCAGGCCGAAGCCAAAGCAGCG GCTGCACCTGATTTTCAGGAGACGAGGCCTCGAAATTATGTTCTTTCTGCCAGTGCATCAGCG CTGCTGAGTGAAGAAGTGGACAAA GCAGAGCTCGAGCTTCGTGTTGCTCAGACAGAGTTCGACCGACAAGCTGAGGTcaccaggctgctgctggagggcatcagcagcacacat CTCAACCACCTACGTTGTCTGCATGATTTTGCAGAGGCCCAGGCCACTTACTACGCTCAGTGTCATCACTACGTGCAGGACCTTCAGAGGGAGCTCAACAG ATGTGCTAATGCCGTCGCCCCCACCgtcccctctgctgctgtttgcccCAACCCTGTCTCCTCCGCTTTCCTGTCTGGACCTTCATCTCCCGGGGCCACAGTCACAGCCCAGACACAGCCCCCTGTCACAGGTACCAGGAAGGCCAAGGTCCTGTATGACTATGATGCCCATGATGCCAGTGAACTTTCCCTGCTGGCTGATGAG CTCATCACTGTACACACCGTACCAGGAATGGACCCTGATTGGTTGATCGGAGCGCGGGGGAACGAAAAGGGCAAAGTCCCTGTGACCTACCTCGAACTGCTGAGCTAA
- the LOC121622897 gene encoding endophilin-B2-like isoform X4 codes for MDFNVKKLACDAGVFFTRAVQFTEEKLGQAEKTELDPHLENLITRADGTRNWTEKILRQTEVLLQPNPSARIEEFIYDKLDKKLPSKVTNAELLGQYMLEAANEFGPETPYGSTLITVGEYQKRLGGAEREFLHTSAATFLTPLRNFLEGDWRTIAKEKRLLENRRLDLDICKARLKKAKQAEAKAALLSEEVDKAELELRVAQTEFDRQAEVTRLLLEGISSTHLNHLRCLHDFAEAQATYYAQCHHYVQDLQRELNRCANAVAPTVPSAAVCPNPVSSAFLSGPSSPGATVTAQTQPPVTGTRKAKVLYDYDAHDASELSLLADELITVHTVPGMDPDWLIGARGNEKGKVPVTYLELLS; via the exons ATGGATTTCAACGTCAAAAAGCTGGCCTGCGATGCAGGGGTCTTCTTCACCCGGGCGGTGCAG TTCACAGAGGAGAAGCTGGGCCAGGCTGAAAAGACAGAGCTGGATCCTCACTTAGAGAACCTGATCACTCGCGCTGATGGCACCAGGAACTGGACCGAAAAGATCTTAAGACAAACAGAGGTGCTTCTGCAGCCCAACCCGa GTGCTCGAATAGAGGAGTTCATCTACGACAAGCTGGATAAGAAGCTTCCCTCCAAGGTGACCAACGCAGAGCTGCTGGGCCAGTACATGCTGGAAGCTGCCAATGAATTTGGTCCAGAGACACCATACG GCAGTACCCTGATCACAGTGGGAGAATACCAGAAGAGACTGGGAGGAGCTGAGCGCGAGTTCCTCCATACATCAGCCGCCACTTTCCTCACTCCTCTACGCAACTTCTTGGAAGGAGACTGGAGGACTATAGCA AAAGAGAAGCGACTGCTGGAGAATCGACGGCTGGATCTTGACATCTGCAAAGCGCGGCTGAAAAAAGCCAAGCAGGCCGAAGCCAAAGCAGCG CTGCTGAGTGAAGAAGTGGACAAA GCAGAGCTCGAGCTTCGTGTTGCTCAGACAGAGTTCGACCGACAAGCTGAGGTcaccaggctgctgctggagggcatcagcagcacacat CTCAACCACCTACGTTGTCTGCATGATTTTGCAGAGGCCCAGGCCACTTACTACGCTCAGTGTCATCACTACGTGCAGGACCTTCAGAGGGAGCTCAACAG ATGTGCTAATGCCGTCGCCCCCACCgtcccctctgctgctgtttgcccCAACCCTGTCTCCTCCGCTTTCCTGTCTGGACCTTCATCTCCCGGGGCCACAGTCACAGCCCAGACACAGCCCCCTGTCACAGGTACCAGGAAGGCCAAGGTCCTGTATGACTATGATGCCCATGATGCCAGTGAACTTTCCCTGCTGGCTGATGAG CTCATCACTGTACACACCGTACCAGGAATGGACCCTGATTGGTTGATCGGAGCGCGGGGGAACGAAAAGGGCAAAGTCCCTGTGACCTACCTCGAACTGCTGAGCTAA